In Vibrio sp. 10N, the following proteins share a genomic window:
- the flgC gene encoding flagellar basal body rod protein FlgC, whose translation MSLFNVFNVTGSAMSAESVRLNTTSSNLANADSISSSAKDTYKARHAVFGAELNKAKYNRDHTVPVKVMGIVESDKPLSAEYNPDHPLANDEGYIYKPNVNVMEEMANMISASRSYQTNVQVADASKQMLMSTLRMGK comes from the coding sequence ATGAGCTTATTTAACGTTTTCAATGTAACGGGTAGCGCAATGAGCGCCGAATCGGTTCGTCTGAATACCACCTCAAGTAACCTCGCTAATGCCGACAGTATTAGTAGTTCAGCGAAAGACACCTACAAGGCACGCCATGCTGTGTTTGGTGCTGAGCTGAACAAAGCAAAATACAACCGCGACCACACAGTGCCGGTGAAAGTGATGGGCATTGTGGAAAGTGATAAACCACTAAGCGCGGAGTACAACCCAGATCATCCATTAGCGAATGATGAAGGCTACATCTACAAGCCGAACGTCAACGTGATGGAAGAGATGGCAAACATGATCTCAGCGTCACGCTCATACCAGACCAATGTTCAGGTGGCGGATGCGAGTAAGCAGATGCTCATGAGCACGCTGCGAATGGGTAAATAG
- the flgB gene encoding flagellar basal body rod protein FlgB, whose amino-acid sequence MAISFNNALGIHQHTVGVREKNAEVISTNIAQANTPGFKAKGMDFDRALKAASSGASIGLSRTDGRHISASTNVSGEVLYRTPTQPDTGDGNTVDVDLERNLFMQNQLRHQASIDFLGSKFKNMTKAIKGE is encoded by the coding sequence ATGGCCATCTCTTTTAACAATGCACTAGGCATTCACCAACATACCGTCGGGGTACGTGAAAAGAATGCAGAAGTCATCTCTACCAATATTGCACAGGCAAATACCCCTGGCTTTAAGGCGAAAGGGATGGACTTTGACCGTGCGTTAAAAGCGGCAAGCTCAGGGGCAAGTATTGGTCTTAGCCGCACCGATGGACGGCACATTTCTGCCTCCACTAATGTTTCTGGCGAAGTGTTGTACCGCACTCCGACTCAACCAGATACGGGCGACGGTAATACCGTCGATGTGGATCTAGAGCGAAACTTGTTCATGCAGAACCAATTGCGTCATCAAGCTTCGATTGATTTTCTAGGAAGCAAGTTCAAGAACATGACCAAAGCGATCAAAGGGGAGTAA